Proteins encoded together in one Caldicellulosiruptor saccharolyticus DSM 8903 window:
- the safA gene encoding SafA/ExsA family spore coat assembly protein has protein sequence MRKALAVLSIIALLSFSTAFAQTKTYTVQAGDTIWSIAVKNQIGISELLKANPQIKNPNLIYPGQKINIPNSNNLNVLENEVIKLTNQERAKVGLSALKTNWQLCRVARFKSQDMANKNYFSHYSPTYGSPFKMMENFGLKFMAAGENIAYGQRSAQEVVRAWMSSPGHRANILSPSFTEIGVGVAKKSNGVLYWTQMFMRPY, from the coding sequence ATGAGAAAAGCATTAGCAGTTTTAAGCATTATAGCTCTTTTATCATTTTCAACAGCATTTGCACAAACAAAAACTTATACAGTTCAAGCAGGGGATACTATCTGGAGTATTGCTGTTAAAAACCAAATTGGAATAAGCGAACTTTTGAAAGCAAATCCTCAAATTAAAAATCCTAACCTCATATACCCTGGGCAAAAGATAAATATTCCAAATAGCAACAATTTAAATGTCTTAGAAAATGAAGTAATTAAACTGACAAATCAAGAGAGGGCAAAGGTAGGACTTTCTGCTTTGAAGACAAACTGGCAGCTTTGTCGCGTAGCAAGGTTCAAATCTCAAGACATGGCAAACAAAAACTATTTTTCGCACTACTCTCCTACTTACGGTTCACCTTTTAAAATGATGGAAAATTTTGGACTAAAGTTCATGGCTGCTGGTGAAAATATTGCATATGGGCAAAGGAGTGCTCAGGAAGTTGTAAGAGCATGGATGTCTTCCCCTGGTCACAGGGCAAATATACTAAGTCCTTCTTTTACTGAGATTGGTGTTGGGGTTGCAAAAAAGAGTAATGGAGTTTTGTATTGGACACAGATGTTTATGAGACCATATTAA